The Halomonas sp. KG2 genome segment CCGCAATTTCATGCAAATTCAACATGTTAATAATGGTGCGTGACTCATCCGCATCTAACACTTTCTCTTCTAAACCTACCCGCGCCAACACTTTAATTTCATCGCGCAGGTCAACATCATGCTCTGACTTCCCTAAACGGCGCGTAATCTGTTCGGACATCCAGATAAACGGCAGCAACCCAATGATCATTGGGTTCAGTAACCGTGGTAACACCGGTGATAAGCCTCGCCAATAGGTAGCACCAATCGTTTTGGGAATGATTTCAGAAAGAATTAAAATCAGCATGGTCATGACGGCAGACACAATGGCAATAGAGGCTTCGCCAAACACGACCGCGGCCTGCGCCCCCACTGCCGTTGCACCGACAGTATGCGCAATGGTGTTAAGCGTTAAGATCGCGGCCAACGGCCGATCAATATTGGTTTTTAGCTTCGTCAGCGCGGCATGAAGCTTGGGATTATCTTCTTTTTGCTTGGCGATATAGCTTGGCGTAATAGACAGCAACGCTGCTTCAAGGATAGAGCACAGAAAAGAGAACGCGATTGAAAGGGTAGCAATCGTGATAAGAAGGAACATGGGAGCTCATAGTGATGGATGATGCATCGTATATAAGGCCACGACTGCTTGGTGTCAATGCGTAAACACATCTTTATTTTCTTACAGCCAGCTAACATCATTTCTCATGAACATTTCTCACCACTGCCATTCACTTCTCGCCACTGCATCGTGGGCATGTAAACTTTCTGCGTGAACTACCCTTAGCTGGAACCCTGAAATATCAGCCATCTTTCTAAGTGCGCCGTCGAGACGTTTGGCTGCATCTTCACAGAACATCAGATTCTGGCCATTGGCGAGCGCAAATGCCTGCTCATCAATACGTTTAACAGCTGTCTGCAACGCTGTCCCCAGGACACTCTCAATACGCTCAATAAGGTCGGCAAGCGGAATAACATCGTTTCCTGCCAGCCGTATGGAACAGTGGGCAACACTGCGCTGACTATGTGGAGTGGCGAGTACCCCTTCCTCGCTGCCTAGCCACGCGAGTACGGCCTGCTTGGTTAAGGGAATCTCTTCAAAATCTTCCGCAAACGCTTGCTGAATTAGCTGTCTTGCTAATGCCGCTGAGCAGGGGCAAGTTGAGGAGTAACCAACGGATACGTCTAGCTCCACCTTGAAACCTGACGGTGTGAGCTGGCTGTGCAGTGTAAACGGATAGCCTTTCCAACCTGACAAAGGGCTGATCAGCGCGTCACGTTTAAGTAATGCCTCCCCACTGAACGTTAGGTAAGCGTTTTCTGATAATGCGTGGTGACTCTCCAAAAAAGCCGCAAGAACACGATGAAGTAACGTGGGCGTTAGCGCCTGGTGCTCTAATGCATCCAATGCGGTATACAGCCGTGACATGTGGATACCGCGAGCACCGGCTTCTTCAAGGCTAACGCCCGCTGACACATTAGCGTTTACTTGGCTCCCCGCCAGCCTTACTGGCAGCGCCACGCCTTCCATACCAACCCAGGAAAGCGTGCCCGGTAAACGGGCAGGTTGTTGGGCAATATCGGGTAAAGTAAAAGCCGTCATTAAATTGCCTCGTTCGTTGATGAGTTAAAGGGTGTGAAATAACGATAAAGCTGCGCCACAGTGGCAGGCGCGACATTTTGAGTAATGAAGACAAACCGAGAAATGCGGTCATTAACACACTGCATCGGCAGAGGCGTCGGCGGGTGGAAAATGTGCTGGACGCCGTGCAGCGCGAGCGGTTCATCACGGTCGGTAAGGTGCACAATCGCTTTAATGCGTAGCATTTTCTCGCCCATCAACGACATCAATAGATCCAGCCAGTTTTCCAAAGCGTCTGGGGTAATTAATTCCTCAACGCAAAA includes the following:
- a CDS encoding CNNM domain-containing protein produces the protein MFLLITIATLSIAFSFLCSILEAALLSITPSYIAKQKEDNPKLHAALTKLKTNIDRPLAAILTLNTIAHTVGATAVGAQAAVVFGEASIAIVSAVMTMLILILSEIIPKTIGATYWRGLSPVLPRLLNPMIIGLLPFIWMSEQITRRLGKSEHDVDLRDEIKVLARVGLEEKVLDADESRTIINMLNLHEIAVNKAMTPRTVCETVLPNMTVKEFDEQYGKMPFTRFPVMDNGEQAFGYVHKADMYHADDAKTMRELMHPIGSVDVSNNVEQVFTSMLKDHLHMRVVYDEHGTFVGLITLEDIIETILGQDIVDETDSVANLRHYAKQRWVKRIKREEKDVKSLD
- the folE2 gene encoding GTP cyclohydrolase FolE2, translated to MTAFTLPDIAQQPARLPGTLSWVGMEGVALPVRLAGSQVNANVSAGVSLEEAGARGIHMSRLYTALDALEHQALTPTLLHRVLAAFLESHHALSENAYLTFSGEALLKRDALISPLSGWKGYPFTLHSQLTPSGFKVELDVSVGYSSTCPCSAALARQLIQQAFAEDFEEIPLTKQAVLAWLGSEEGVLATPHSQRSVAHCSIRLAGNDVIPLADLIERIESVLGTALQTAVKRIDEQAFALANGQNLMFCEDAAKRLDGALRKMADISGFQLRVVHAESLHAHDAVARSEWQW